aagaaaataaaaatctaataatgttatttatagtcTTGCAGAACAATATGAATGGTACAACTATGGTATGAAACCTATGAAAGAATACGTTATTCCAGGACATTTTATTATcgccttaataataaatgcatataatgctataatatattataaaaataacatattttattaattgttatagttgattaaattaataaaatagattattaaatcatattatgatacacCGTTTCAAATGATCTATTTtcctacaaaatacaaataacttaGTGATGAGAAAatgatgtaattattttgactaatttttttttagattttatcagGCGAGGATAGATTTGTGGCTTCagaaattacaacaataaaaatggtatCCCTAATTCCTTCATTctcatttcaaatatttatggtgTGTTATTTGTTTGGAAATCTACACAACCAAGTAATTtgaaatgcattattatttgtaatattatatatttgttgttcGATCAGGCTTGTACTTCTTATGAATTGTTATGGAATTGATCATGCTGATTTCTTTCAAATGTACACatctgatatttatattaaataatccaatcattttatttatcaaaaattccaatgtaatattaatataatattatgtaatcaataaaaaacacaatttgtttaaatatttatttcacaatttaTGTAGCCAACAtgcattgtaataaatgtaattttgttaattcttCAAACCTAAAAACAAccataaatacctatacactAACGCACTATAAActgttgaaatataattttatttaactaatcatagtattataggtttaaaaatgttttaatggatgttttttgtattttactttttatttattaaagaaagaTTCGATAATATTCGCATTGTATAGCAGTAATTGGACTGAAATGGatatgaaatgtaaaaaaatgatattatttataatgaaaatgaataatgctaattacaaaaaattaaaattaacaagtacaaaaattataaacttggaaatgttttttaaagtaagtacatactaatatcgttattattttaccaaaaattataaaactccAATCGAACGCACTCACAGAATTAGTACCAAGGTATTCCATGATTGATCAATaactatttgattaaaataattattaatatttataattttagtttcattACGCGAAATAATCGCGATAATATTacgcattattttattttattaactattatatacttctatcataatatcatcCATATATCACTAGTAGTGTAGTTcattaagaattattaataaaaaaaatcaattttgtcgaaaataagtatgaataatatgtattttttatttatttcagacaATGGGTAATTGTTATACAGTTATTTCGGTTTTAATAAATCAGATTAAAACAAcgaatgaataatgaatatagaaATGTTGTTAGTTTAAGTTTTACTTTGATATtactctaattattatattgacataGGTAAATCTAAACGAATCTTAAtacattaagttttataacaaGTCTAAATTACTCATagttaataagataatatttaagttaacattaaataggtaattataaaaatataaatttacgtaAATTTGACTATAaatgatcaaaataatatcagtacttacctaatatttatattattctgttctttaaatttttcaattcaaataaaaaaaataaaaaaaattaaaaaagttaaaattgctgaatatattacaatagtataattcgttataaaagaattaaaatatactttactaaatacattatacaattactaTTCTAAGAATTTTTctagtattttacaaatttttggCGAGAAAAACAatagcaaattaaaaattatataacaaataaataaactatttctgttaagtataaaaatgattttattgaaaaaaatgtaaatcatgtttattttatttcaaaagatAGTATCCAAGACAATTAATAcctattcatattttgttttgtaatgaAGGCtttactgtaaaaaataaaattaagatacaaataaaaaaaaaattaaataattttttttattataatattatgtagttatatagttttaaaaattatatatatatattatatgttctaACTGTCTCAGATCAGTGTTAGCCAAACGCATGCAGTGAAcgagatatttattaaatattttgtaagtgttttattaagcatagtaaatattagtataggtTATATATCTATGAATCGTTTGttgatatattgattttagtttaataatgtattatgtcaaCGATGTAACTTGGCTGTAGCATCGAAGGgacaataatgtatatcatactatacatttttattattataatttaaaatttatggtATTGTTgtcaacttatttaaaaatcacatcAATGAGGCAAATAATATACTGAGATAGCAGAATGAGAAAAAAGTTGAATGAAATTTCGTCTGACTACTTTGTTTAAGTCATATTATTCCCGTATTGTACACAGTGACATTAGAAACTGTCAAAATAAACCagatatctaattaaaattttataataattttataattaataaatatttttattttccaacattagataatatttcatactttgtatttatgattataattggCGTTAATATCTATCATATTGCattgttgttaataatattgtaagttaaataactaataaagtagcttgcattcaatttttaaatcttaagtatataaaaaaaatctatatgaattcctaactacaaaataatatatttactatgaaaaatattgtaactattaattttcaataatttttagttgaaaatttatCGACTACTGagacatattaaatttttaaacatttctacccagcaaataatttttgatcaacaacttttataaatttaaataatttttacgcctataaataacttaaaaatagttgaaatattttgataattttattataaataaaatacgataatataaacatctggtgaaaatttcaagaacAGATGGTTTTTGTTTTCGAGTTCCatcaaaacaacaaaattaattttttcaaaaattggatTCACGTAAAAGTTctagtttttctttattttttttgtttgtttatcctaattataaaattatatagctcATAAACTACAGGTCcgaattttgatttgtatatatcaaaatacttcaaaaaatattattctacagaatattaattttaaaatgtatgtaatcatcctaaaaagtaaaaacttaaaaaattataacgacaaataatatttaaaatgaatgttttttcgactgaaaaatgtgtaaaaaaaaatattttcaaaagcgttgatacattttaaaattatgagcgTGTTCGTTGATCACGTGGggtttaatatactccaacacACTGATATACAGTTTGAAATatcatatcaaaaaattactcTACTTCCGATTCCCTAAAACACTCTGATTAAAATGTAACTGATCTTGAAACTGTTTGTcactgcatatattattacatattctaattgatctaattaatttaacttagcCTTGAAGATTTATACTACAACCAACAGGGCTGGTGATGTTATTGCTTATTGGTACACTATAAATTaccaagaattaaaaaatgccaGTATCCAGTATTTTCTATACTTTAGAAtaccgtaatattattatgattaggtaatttctgttattataaaaaatactgtaccacagtaattatttaaaacacagtatataagtttaaacagtttaaatcATGTATGAATAGTAGTCTGCTGTCCTACTTCGTAAATTATATGCTGGGCCATAGTCCATATCTGTTAAAAGGTTGAGCAGTTGAAGAGATTAAtaatcagaatatttttcatcttAACCAATAGTTTCTTTATGTTTTTTAGAATAGCTTACTTTATTTGCAGTTCTTCTTCCCATAAGAATCCAcgatataaacatttgtagaagtcctaaaataaaacgtattttgctgatctaattattttacaggagatcacattatatattagatagcGATAAAAAGATGTATTAAAGGATcaatgtacttatttttaattcacacTATATCATGTGGAATATTTCACGTAcatgaacaaatattattttcgttcagcCGAGCATCGagcaatgtttaaattatattattactactacgaACTTAGATACTATTTTAGTTCATGTTATCGTATAATGAATACTATAGACAtactaatgtttataataattatcacgtATCAATGTATCAGCTGTAAATACGACTAGAATGattctgtatattttatacacagattacaatattattgtgatgtatattatgcagTAATGAACAATGCAGTGATGTACCTATTTTGCCTAAACAATACGCCGAGCAACGCTTGTTGTTGGCACGAAATAAatgataggtattaaataCCTTCAATTTGATGTatagttattcaattttattataagctatTTTCAGGTgatacaaatttgaattaaaaacgtttattgttaatatgtataatatattatgttaaacaatTGTTCCTAGAAGCAGGCTTTGAAcaagttcaaaatattgttgatcACCGTATGCAAGTAAATAGGGGTACAGTTAAAATGTATCGTGTTTGGattctatgtaaatataagaaacccattttgtaataaatcttgaatatattattatacttggcaaaaaaatgttttttaatttaatttaatattaattcctATTTTCTTTATGCAACACTAAATGCcagtgattattataaatgactatttaaaaatttgaaaaacatatcAAGATGCAAGAATAGtagaatatttgaaataaatattgtatacgttttcctaattttatttttgctcaTATTGATCAtgcgaaatataaaatacaaatataatatgatttctgATTGAGGTTTTTAAAATGcacaaacatacaatttttttatgaaatattcttaactttttatttgttcgTTGAGACATACACTTTACTTCAAAAGAAAAGACACCAGTTctgtaaaaaacaaataatagtcATGAATAGAACGCTGATTTTTTCGtcctaaaatgtatgaaaatgtatggtaatgaaatgtatgaaaattaattattctgtgATTGTGTACTGGTGCctgatatcaaaaaaaaattgcagtaGAATCTACTGTCTACTGAGTAGGCTGAGCGTAAGTAATCGCTTAATTTGATGCGACATATACACCACGACCGATCacacaataatgataaatattagacGCTCCCGAGTGACCATTCAGTGCCCCCCCCCCAACATGCGCGATAGTGGGCttgactataaataatagctaCCGTCGGTGTAGCAGATACGGCACACAACGTTATCTCTTCGGCgttaaaggttttttttttttttttggcgatTGTAAATCGGTTCGTATTTTTTTCaggtaaaaatgatttagttGTAAAGTCAGaccgaataaaaataaacatatcattttttataggttataatatttttgagcaCCATTTAGAATTACCCAGAGGATATCACGAGGAGGCTACTCTCATTATCttccaaaaattgttttcattttcatattagtATTTGTGGTATAAaattcgttataaaatatagataaaatgtttcaattttggATCTAATTTGAGTATTCAGTAAAATTGTAACGTAATAATGTAAGGTTATAATTCAACGTATTCAACATATTATCGTGGACCACAGAAAATGTTTTCGTCAATGATCCGGTATATTATTGTCCAGGTAAGTATTGTTAAAGGCATCATATTAtcgtataacaattaaataatattggtcaCTGGgtgatttaaactttttgaaaaaaattttctttggattaatggttattaaaaaactatttattgagattcctttaaatgaaaatttatttatttaagcaattaaaataaaattaaacaatattaaaaaaaaaaaaaaaaaaaaaaaaaaaacatgaacaaaaattattcagtttggttttaaacaatttattaaaactgatACAACTGTGTAGCAATTTCTCAATGTCTgtaacaaaatacatattaaagattaataattatttactaacataatattatttataaatcataaattttgaGCGTAGAAATTTTTCTTATCCACTATCATCTTTTGGAACGATTAAAATGCTTAGATattcaactaaaataataattctggtagaaaaataaatggtgTTTGTATTTTAGGGGATCAAAAGCAAAAATTTCCTAGTACTTTTCTTGATAATTAgtgaaaaattagaaaaaaaagttgaattttTAAGCAAAACTTTTAGTAGTAGTATTCAAAAGCCAATGACAGTAGATATTCAATATGTTCgccatttgtttatattatatatattaacgtttttttatacatgataatataagttttaaaatattttgactctttttttttttttaattaaattttattaaattgataaaagattttttaccaaattaaaaatctttaaaattgtatataagaaGGCCcagtataatgtaaaaacattacaaattcacatttattttataagagcttgaaaaaaattttttgttaacaatttatttgttttgttgtaattattcaaaaaattttgcataataacctctaatattttaaatatttaggttcatttttttttattgaatatttatacattaaactatattacttGTAGTAACGTAAATataggataaaaatatttattcatacagTTTGACAGACTGTGTCCactcagaattattttttgtatgcaatGGTTATCACAATATCACATCCATTACAGTAATCTACTCAATTATGAggttaaatttacttattctaTTCGTGAGAATAGTATTTAACTAATCGtccactttttaaaaatttaaaacagacattaataactattttaatcaatGAGTTGGGGATTATAGGGACTAGTtccaaaaatgcatttaacaacaattttataattattataattaaataataataatatgaatatgaataCTTACCTTAAGAAACATATCCAAATttacaactttatttttagtgaatctaaactttttatagtaaacattattcatctgcattgttaataatatcaattttttacacTTCATATTCATTTCGGTCCAATTACTGCTGTACAATGCAAATATTACTGAATctttcttcaaaaaaaaagtaaaataaaaagaatattaaaaaccttaatacaaaatccataaaaatctataattatgtaattcactgaatctgatattttttatatagccTGTGTTCAACGgtgataattaattgaattttatactttaccaACTAcctaattacttaataattcatatatatatattttataggtatgtgttaaatttctttaaaacatatttattatgttggtATTACAATTGAACTACTCAATGCAAATTTTAACTCTATTaacttaacaataaattgCTATATTAGACGTTATAAAAATCTTACTACGTACATTTCTGATCTACatctactattataataaaaaaaataattaatttaaaattacttgacTGTGTAaatttgcaaataaataacatgcCATGTATATCTGGAATGTAAATGAAGGAATAAGGGaaaccatttttattgttgtaacttCTGAATTTAACAATCTATCGTCGCCAAATAAattctgaaataattttagtctAAATAAGATTATCACATCATAActgaatttacaaatattaagcaAGTGCAAgcttctttaaatttaatattataaattttattctgtttagaaaataatatacaatagacAAActgaaatgattaattatatacctgaacgtcttataaaatatattttattatctttattaactataatgaataaaaaaaaaaaaacgcggtatttaacttataaaacataaatgaaaaagcaaatataaatgtttgtatttaaaatatatcataatttattataatatcattcacAACATACACAATTCTGGTTAAATCTAAGtattaggtaattttttttaccaatatgaaaaaaaaccaaatgatGATAAGCGACATCGATGAAATAACAAATTGTGACAACATTACTCGTTGAAATAGAGTTAATAATTCTTCAAAtttcctataaaaataataaacaatggaAAAGCCATGGCAAAAGTGATTAGCTGTGATTAGCGTGGTTAATTAACGCATTCatcatgtattaaatattataatacttattaattaaatgttggcactctttaatttaatttttaaacatagagCACAGCAAAGATTCTTCCATTGGAAACACTTTACACAGCAATGAAATGGATTTTCAATTACAGTTCAATAAATACCGACAAGGTATTAAGATTATGAgcgtgaaataaattaaatacgataaaattttacatttttatgcaattgttaaataagtttgtaaaataatatttattttttagtagttttagtttaaataatacctacaattattgtttatttttaattttataacattcatTATGTATCTTTATAACCACGGTATCGTTGTAAatctttaataacaaatatatatttacttttgatttttttatagatgaaatgttataatatatctcgacgaagaatatgaaaataaaattatttcttacttCATAACTGCTTGATGAtccattataattgtttttaattcatcataatagattaaatcataatcgatagaaatcttttttttttcatccatACGATCTacaagtaaacaaaataactgtTATGTCCACTTAAGctctttaaatgtattttataacttaactagttattttttttttaataacattaacatattaatttaattaaagccACGTTAAGataatttcaatttgatataaacctcatggatttaaaataaattaagtttcgtaaaaattatttatgttataaaaaaataaatattaatcatttttgaaaGAATTTATTTCCTACGTTAGAATATGTGAATATTAAACTGTAGattgtaaaattgataaaacctCTATTTCAAtagagttaaaatataaatagatacatctctataaaatgattttaaaaataaaataacattgaacTGTAATCTTAACTTTCATTTTTCTACATTAACTCAAG
This sequence is a window from Rhopalosiphum maidis isolate BTI-1 chromosome 1, ASM367621v3, whole genome shotgun sequence. Protein-coding genes within it:
- the LOC113549997 gene encoding odorant receptor 46a-like, which encodes MDHQKIMKKYEDFLALFGKAMLIQIFVSSLSLILIWFIFIMILSGEDRFVASEITTIKMVSLIPSFSFQIFMVCYLFGNLHNQKDSIIFALYSSNWTEMDMKCKKMILFIMKMNNANYKKLKLTSTKIINLEMFFKTMGNCYTVISVLINQIKTTNE